A single region of the Candidatus Effluviviaceae Genus V sp. genome encodes:
- a CDS encoding AAA family ATPase, producing the protein MIPVADSGSAPRLIDRTDRRLASGLDGGLEGTWLVEAGAGTGKTTVLVDRIVANLAAGVPFDRIVAITFTEKAAGELRLRVRQKLEQLAGAAGETEGPLREALRSIDRAEIGTIHGFASRLVRERPVEVGVDPGFAVADALTQTILQKDAWDEWFRDELSRDDVPALGTIRRLGTRDKRIRDIAFQLVAHRDMADLVPDPGKRPDIAPLLSAFREGAAELDRLVADGCSNEEDTAAILIRSFSLAVEDARFVPEHALPAYLLREVTPGPGSNKGNKKNWDADALDAAREVGTRLRELQAETLLEAGHHAAAGLMRWLLGFVEHYQAVKRERGFLDFDDLLIEARNLLRDNRDVRRHFKRAFDRILIDEFQDTDPLQCEIAFFLAEREGAFETRWQDVELEPGKLFIVGDPKQSIYRFRRADIEVYEEAKRVIEHARGTSGVLTLTQNFRTRPAIVSELNEAFAPTMVAPEGERRYQPDYEPLTSFRERDARGPGVVLLPPPFDISEGLDDGPRGSSFADLKRALEASTVAAFVARLVNDPQERVWDKTTGVWRRVRLSDIAVLFRTGTALEHYEDAFDAHGLDYRIAGGKRYYARREVRELATVLAAVEDPHDLVAVVGALRTPFFGVPDDAVVLHRHRTGGLDYLRSTDGDPRVEEAFALLRELHHARDTEQTPRVIERLFRLTGTPELYLMKPSGEQRHANLMKVVELATSLGEKELLSFGGFARWLDDVTSLTPEEAESPLSEEGDEFVRMLTIHKSKGLEFPVTVLADLSGGTRHTSPFIVDREAGRLSLRIGAKDSGIETSNDRSLRELERKREDAERIRLLYVGTTRARDLLVIPWFEGGRMQKKSPLGDLEVLRSRAEEPGAWLDTSEASGTASLDTSLLDRERPRPAAVRVDFEATLKADPEETVAHEEKRAWEQRMRSLPKTADKGVSYLTPSSLAEHGATGRDPTAEPMEDLPSSGADVGTLVHAVLERIDLERPDDVEELARSLARTEGLAAEAVADAAALLERALGTPTLRRAAAAHTVLREAPFCMRDGNRFVEGKIDLVFEDDDGLVVVDYKTDVVPEGGTAALADAYRRQAEAYAAAVERVAGRPPTDVLLLALRADEPEVAL; encoded by the coding sequence AAGACCACGGTGCTGGTCGACCGCATCGTCGCGAACCTGGCCGCCGGGGTACCGTTCGACCGCATCGTCGCCATCACCTTCACGGAGAAGGCGGCAGGTGAGCTCAGGCTCCGGGTGCGGCAGAAGCTCGAGCAGCTCGCCGGAGCGGCCGGCGAGACCGAGGGGCCCCTTCGCGAAGCTCTCCGTTCGATCGACCGGGCCGAGATCGGCACGATCCACGGGTTCGCCTCCCGTCTCGTCCGCGAACGGCCGGTAGAGGTCGGCGTCGACCCGGGGTTCGCCGTCGCCGACGCGTTGACCCAGACCATTCTCCAGAAGGACGCGTGGGACGAATGGTTCCGCGACGAGCTCTCACGTGACGACGTGCCGGCTCTGGGGACGATCAGACGGCTGGGAACCCGCGACAAACGGATCCGGGACATCGCATTTCAGCTCGTGGCCCACCGCGACATGGCCGACCTGGTTCCCGACCCGGGCAAGCGCCCGGACATCGCGCCCCTGCTCTCCGCCTTCCGCGAGGGAGCCGCGGAGCTCGACCGTCTCGTCGCGGACGGCTGCTCGAACGAGGAGGACACCGCCGCGATCCTCATCCGCTCCTTCTCCCTCGCCGTCGAGGACGCACGCTTCGTCCCCGAGCACGCGCTTCCGGCGTACCTCCTGAGGGAGGTCACACCCGGACCGGGATCGAACAAGGGCAACAAGAAGAACTGGGACGCCGACGCGCTCGATGCGGCCCGTGAGGTCGGCACCAGGCTGAGAGAACTGCAGGCCGAGACGCTCCTGGAGGCCGGTCACCACGCTGCCGCGGGTCTCATGCGCTGGCTTCTCGGGTTCGTCGAGCACTACCAGGCCGTCAAGCGCGAGCGCGGCTTCCTCGACTTCGACGACCTCCTCATCGAGGCGCGGAACCTGCTTCGCGACAACCGGGATGTCAGGCGACACTTCAAGCGCGCGTTCGACCGGATCCTGATCGACGAGTTCCAGGACACCGACCCGCTCCAGTGCGAGATCGCCTTCTTCCTGGCGGAGCGCGAGGGCGCCTTCGAGACGCGCTGGCAGGACGTCGAGCTCGAGCCGGGGAAGCTCTTCATCGTCGGCGACCCCAAGCAGTCGATCTACCGCTTCAGGCGCGCCGACATCGAAGTCTACGAGGAGGCCAAGCGGGTGATCGAGCATGCCCGCGGAACGAGCGGCGTCCTGACACTGACCCAGAACTTCCGGACTCGTCCCGCCATCGTCTCGGAGCTCAACGAGGCCTTCGCCCCGACGATGGTCGCCCCCGAGGGCGAGCGCCGCTACCAGCCGGACTACGAGCCGCTGACGTCCTTCCGGGAGAGGGATGCGCGCGGGCCCGGGGTCGTGCTGCTGCCTCCTCCGTTCGACATCTCGGAGGGACTCGACGACGGCCCGCGCGGGAGCTCGTTCGCCGACCTCAAGCGGGCTCTCGAGGCCTCCACGGTCGCGGCCTTCGTCGCGAGGCTCGTGAACGACCCGCAGGAGCGTGTCTGGGACAAGACGACCGGCGTCTGGAGACGGGTGAGGCTCTCGGACATCGCCGTCCTGTTCCGCACAGGCACGGCGCTCGAGCACTACGAGGATGCGTTCGACGCACACGGGCTCGACTACCGCATCGCGGGCGGCAAGCGCTACTACGCGCGGCGCGAGGTCCGCGAGCTCGCGACGGTGCTCGCCGCCGTCGAGGACCCCCACGACCTGGTGGCGGTCGTCGGCGCCCTCAGGACGCCGTTCTTCGGTGTTCCGGACGACGCCGTCGTGCTGCATCGTCACCGAACGGGCGGCCTCGACTACCTGCGAAGCACCGACGGCGATCCGAGGGTCGAGGAGGCCTTCGCCCTGCTGCGCGAGCTCCACCACGCCAGAGACACCGAGCAGACGCCCCGGGTCATCGAGCGGCTCTTCAGACTGACGGGAACACCTGAGCTCTATCTGATGAAACCCTCGGGCGAGCAACGGCACGCCAACCTGATGAAGGTCGTGGAGCTCGCGACGTCGCTGGGTGAGAAGGAGCTCCTGTCGTTCGGGGGGTTCGCGCGCTGGCTCGATGATGTGACGAGCCTCACGCCGGAGGAGGCGGAGTCGCCGCTCTCCGAGGAAGGCGACGAGTTCGTCCGGATGCTCACGATCCACAAGTCCAAGGGACTGGAGTTCCCGGTGACCGTCCTGGCGGATCTCTCGGGAGGAACCCGTCACACCAGCCCGTTCATCGTCGACCGGGAGGCCGGCCGTCTCTCACTGAGGATCGGCGCAAAGGACTCCGGGATCGAGACGTCGAACGACCGGTCGCTCAGGGAGCTCGAGCGGAAGCGCGAGGATGCGGAGCGCATCAGGCTGCTCTACGTCGGGACGACCCGCGCGCGCGACCTCCTGGTGATCCCGTGGTTCGAGGGCGGCAGGATGCAGAAGAAGTCGCCGCTCGGCGACCTGGAGGTGCTCCGCTCCAGGGCGGAGGAGCCCGGAGCCTGGCTCGACACGTCGGAGGCGTCCGGCACCGCATCGCTCGACACATCGCTCCTCGATCGAGAACGACCGCGGCCGGCCGCCGTACGGGTCGACTTCGAGGCGACGCTCAAGGCCGATCCGGAGGAGACGGTCGCGCATGAGGAGAAGCGAGCGTGGGAGCAGCGCATGAGGAGCCTCCCGAAGACCGCCGACAAGGGGGTCTCCTATCTCACGCCCTCGTCGCTCGCGGAGCACGGTGCGACGGGGCGCGACCCCACGGCCGAGCCGATGGAGGACCTCCCCTCTTCGGGCGCCGATGTCGGCACGCTCGTCCATGCAGTGCTCGAGCGGATCGACCTTGAACGCCCGGACGACGTCGAGGAGCTTGCGCGCTCCCTCGCCAGAACCGAGGGACTGGCCGCCGAGGCGGTCGCGGACGCGGCGGCGCTGCTGGAACGCGCGCTCGGGACGCCGACGCTCCGGAGGGCGGCGGCGGCGCACACCGTCCTCAGGGAGGCGCCGTTCTGCATGAGGGACGGGAACAGGTTCGTCGAGGGGAAGATCGACCTCGTCTTCGAGGACGACGACGGCCTCGTGGTCGTCGATTACAAGACCGACGTCGTCCCCGAGGGCGGCACAGCGGCGCTGGCTGACGCTTACCGCAGGCAGGCCGAGGCCTACGCGGCGGCCGTCGAGCGCGTCGCCGGCCGCCCGCCGACCGACGTCCTCCTCCTGGCCCTCAGAGCGGACGAGCCCGAGGTGGCGCTCTGA
- a CDS encoding T9SS type A sorting domain-containing protein, which yields MKRILPVVLALLTATAAPAADPARVIEEHGDGHLAFERVVIGPFEVYHHQRTLHGAVVEKDQIVYRFDRASGELLSRKAVWRDDVDDRTPAPVITAGEAGALAPGSVLFADLYIITPDSDVFPLERTPSNPCWVVRSEDAAGFQHVTIVDAVTGERLGPGVPPPAGGYSLTGPWYDNPCDGGWTAWSGNAHTWFETMGYPTDETLWPTQAEVQAYVQSETTAVFYELAHGGSFSFGSGCTGGTAYETTYASEIEAWIAGHGRMPFAFIGSCGGMCSISDGSLSYEFRKGSSWATTTVGYCGMGDEICGDCWVVSIDWQNAFFSYVNAGDTVEDAYEQALADFPSCAGPVCMRFAGDTTMVLVPAVERRSPEWTDATEPPLGDLGRAGGIAWADYDGDGDQDVYVANADGVNRLFRNDGGTFTDVTAAPLDDAGVGMGVSWGDYDGDGDHDLYLVNDGANRLFRNDAGTFADATAAPLDDPGEGYGVSWVDYDLDGDLDLFVANNGTNRLYENNVPGRAFFTDATSAPMDDPGNSQSAVWADYDLDGDQDCYLVNRGTANRLLRNDAGAFVDVAAGALADAADGIGAAWGDYDNDGDPDLYLANLNAANRLLRNDGGGFTDVSVFPLSDGGAGTGVVWLDAENDGDLDLYLGKYGSANLLMRNSGPPDYAFSDGSIAPLTNEGFVWGLASADYDGDGDVDLYLGNNGLATGSNRLFENGWGSLNHWLVVDLEGVISNRSAVGARVRIVTGGVEQWREVAGSTGYLSQDSPELEFGLGAAATIDTLEVVWPSGLVERAVGVAADQRLEVTEGDWTGVAGGAVDGRPALRGNYPNPFNPVTLIQYELPRPSNVTLTVFDLSGREVRTLEAGAALPAGRHTTAWDGRDDAGRDVASGVYYYRLAVGGETFSNSMVLLK from the coding sequence ATGAAGCGGATCCTGCCCGTCGTCCTCGCGCTCCTGACGGCGACCGCCGCCCCGGCGGCCGACCCGGCCCGCGTCATCGAGGAACACGGCGACGGCCATCTGGCCTTCGAACGCGTCGTCATCGGTCCCTTCGAGGTCTACCACCATCAGCGGACGCTCCACGGCGCCGTCGTCGAGAAGGACCAGATCGTCTACCGGTTCGACCGCGCGAGCGGCGAGTTGCTCTCCCGGAAGGCCGTCTGGCGCGACGACGTCGACGACCGGACGCCCGCTCCGGTCATCACGGCCGGCGAGGCCGGGGCGCTCGCGCCGGGCTCGGTTCTCTTCGCCGACCTCTACATCATCACTCCCGACTCGGACGTCTTCCCGCTCGAACGGACTCCGTCGAATCCCTGCTGGGTCGTCCGCAGCGAGGACGCGGCCGGGTTCCAGCACGTGACCATCGTCGACGCCGTGACCGGAGAGAGGCTCGGTCCGGGTGTCCCGCCGCCCGCCGGCGGGTACTCCCTGACGGGCCCCTGGTACGACAACCCGTGCGACGGGGGCTGGACCGCGTGGTCCGGGAACGCCCACACGTGGTTCGAGACGATGGGCTACCCGACCGACGAGACGCTCTGGCCGACGCAGGCCGAGGTCCAGGCCTACGTGCAGTCCGAGACGACGGCCGTCTTCTATGAGCTGGCGCACGGCGGCTCGTTCTCCTTCGGGAGCGGGTGCACCGGGGGCACGGCCTACGAGACGACCTACGCCTCGGAGATCGAGGCGTGGATCGCCGGCCACGGTCGGATGCCGTTCGCGTTCATCGGCAGCTGCGGGGGCATGTGCAGCATCTCGGACGGGAGCCTGTCGTACGAGTTCCGGAAGGGCTCGAGCTGGGCGACGACGACCGTCGGCTACTGCGGTATGGGCGATGAGATCTGCGGCGACTGCTGGGTCGTCTCGATTGACTGGCAGAACGCGTTCTTCTCGTATGTGAACGCCGGTGACACCGTGGAGGATGCGTACGAGCAGGCGCTGGCCGATTTTCCCTCATGTGCCGGGCCCGTCTGCATGCGCTTCGCGGGCGACACGACCATGGTGCTCGTCCCGGCCGTCGAGAGACGGTCGCCCGAGTGGACCGACGCGACGGAACCGCCCCTCGGGGACCTCGGCCGGGCCGGCGGCATCGCCTGGGCCGACTACGACGGCGACGGCGACCAGGACGTCTACGTAGCCAACGCGGACGGAGTCAACCGGCTCTTCCGGAACGACGGGGGAACGTTCACCGACGTCACGGCCGCGCCGCTCGACGACGCGGGCGTGGGCATGGGCGTCTCGTGGGGCGACTACGACGGCGACGGTGACCACGACCTCTACCTGGTGAACGACGGGGCGAACCGGCTCTTCCGGAACGACGCCGGGACGTTCGCCGACGCAACGGCCGCGCCGCTCGACGACCCGGGTGAGGGGTACGGCGTCTCGTGGGTCGACTACGACCTCGACGGCGACCTCGACCTCTTCGTCGCCAACAACGGAACCAACAGACTCTATGAGAACAACGTGCCGGGGCGCGCCTTCTTCACTGACGCCACCTCGGCGCCGATGGACGACCCCGGCAACAGCCAGTCCGCTGTCTGGGCCGACTACGACCTGGACGGGGACCAGGACTGCTACCTGGTGAACCGCGGGACGGCCAACAGGCTCCTCCGGAACGACGCCGGCGCGTTCGTCGACGTGGCGGCCGGGGCCCTCGCGGACGCCGCGGACGGCATCGGGGCCGCCTGGGGCGACTACGACAACGACGGTGATCCGGATCTCTACCTTGCGAACCTCAACGCCGCGAACCGGCTCCTCCGGAACGACGGCGGCGGGTTCACGGACGTGTCCGTGTTCCCGCTGAGCGACGGCGGCGCGGGAACGGGCGTCGTGTGGCTCGACGCGGAGAACGACGGCGACCTCGATCTCTACCTGGGGAAGTACGGGTCGGCCAACCTGCTCATGAGGAACTCCGGTCCGCCCGACTACGCGTTCTCCGACGGGAGCATCGCGCCTCTGACCAACGAGGGCTTCGTCTGGGGTCTCGCATCGGCCGACTACGACGGCGACGGCGACGTCGATCTCTACCTGGGGAACAACGGTCTCGCGACCGGTTCCAACCGTCTCTTCGAGAACGGGTGGGGAAGCCTGAACCACTGGCTCGTCGTCGACCTGGAGGGCGTCATCTCGAATCGGTCGGCCGTCGGGGCGCGCGTGCGCATCGTGACGGGAGGTGTCGAGCAGTGGCGCGAGGTCGCGGGCTCGACCGGCTATCTCTCGCAGGACTCGCCCGAGCTGGAGTTCGGTCTGGGGGCCGCGGCGACGATCGATACGCTCGAGGTCGTCTGGCCGTCGGGCCTCGTCGAGCGGGCGGTCGGCGTGGCGGCCGACCAGCGCCTCGAGGTCACCGAGGGAGACTGGACCGGAGTTGCCGGCGGGGCGGTCGACGGTCGGCCGGCCCTTCGTGGGAACTACCCGAACCCGTTCAACCCGGTGACGCTCATCCAGTACGAGCTGCCGAGGCCCTCGAACGTCACGCTGACGGTCTTCGACCTCTCGGGACGGGAGGTCAGGACGCTCGAGGCGGGAGCGGCACTACCGGCCGGTCGGCACACCACGGCCTGGGACGGCCGGGACGACGCCGGCCGCGACGTCGCGTCGGGCGTCTACTACTATCGGCTGGCGGTCGGCGGCGAGACGTTCTCGAACAGCATGGTTCTTCTCAAGTAG
- a CDS encoding T9SS type A sorting domain-containing protein: protein RAIWAMKLSDNPDVDEDEPVVLFDGVHHAEEVLGLEVIMWMIDELTTAYGVDDTMTAWIDDCEIWFVPILNPDGHVVVTDGIDETWRKNTRDNNGNGVFDLDFDGVDPNNNYDWNWDGGDPDTTASYYRGPWPFSENETQAMRDLCEATKPVFALNYHSPLISSGDCIYYPWYWPGHSFAPDHHTIYAVASELADRTKKADGSSFSAVYGYATQGKARNWQYGHLGTIGLTMEILSYMCIPPAGDVDGICDRVSTGSYSLIERLAGPGFTGHVTDATTGAPLVAEVEVLEATSEVLDPRLTDATYGRYWRPLKPDDYTLRFAAAGYETLTIGPVTVPEGGWTTVDAGLWPIGTGVGETPAGARILSVHPNPARGGTTVRFEAPRAEAVTIEIYSLGGRLVAGLDAGGTGSVTWDGRDDGGNPASSGVYFARLTAERSSDVEKIVLLR, encoded by the coding sequence CGCGCCATCTGGGCCATGAAGCTCTCCGACAACCCGGACGTGGACGAGGACGAGCCGGTCGTGCTCTTCGACGGCGTGCACCACGCCGAGGAGGTCCTCGGGCTCGAGGTCATCATGTGGATGATCGACGAGTTGACCACGGCCTACGGCGTCGACGACACGATGACGGCGTGGATCGACGACTGCGAGATCTGGTTCGTCCCCATACTGAACCCGGACGGCCACGTCGTCGTGACCGACGGGATCGACGAGACCTGGCGGAAGAACACGCGCGACAACAACGGGAACGGCGTCTTCGACCTCGACTTCGACGGCGTCGACCCGAACAACAACTACGACTGGAACTGGGACGGGGGAGACCCCGACACGACGGCGTCGTACTACCGCGGCCCGTGGCCGTTCTCCGAGAACGAGACCCAGGCAATGCGCGATCTCTGTGAGGCGACCAAGCCGGTCTTCGCTCTCAACTACCACAGCCCGCTCATCTCGTCGGGCGACTGCATCTACTACCCGTGGTACTGGCCCGGCCACAGCTTCGCTCCGGACCACCACACCATCTACGCCGTCGCGAGCGAGCTGGCCGACCGGACGAAGAAGGCGGACGGCTCGAGCTTCTCGGCCGTCTACGGCTACGCGACGCAGGGGAAGGCCAGGAACTGGCAGTACGGCCATCTCGGGACGATCGGTCTCACGATGGAGATCCTGAGCTACATGTGCATCCCGCCGGCCGGCGACGTCGACGGCATCTGCGACCGCGTGTCGACAGGCTCGTACTCCCTCATCGAACGGCTCGCCGGTCCGGGTTTCACCGGCCACGTGACCGACGCGACGACGGGCGCCCCGCTCGTCGCCGAGGTCGAGGTGCTCGAGGCGACCTCCGAGGTGCTCGACCCGCGCCTGACGGACGCGACCTACGGACGCTACTGGAGGCCCCTCAAGCCCGACGACTACACGCTCCGGTTCGCTGCCGCCGGCTACGAGACGCTGACCATCGGGCCGGTGACGGTCCCCGAGGGCGGCTGGACGACGGTCGATGCGGGCCTCTGGCCCATCGGGACGGGCGTCGGTGAGACCCCGGCAGGTGCGCGGATCCTGAGCGTGCATCCGAACCCGGCGCGCGGGGGAACGACGGTCCGCTTCGAGGCGCCGCGGGCGGAGGCAGTGACCATCGAGATCTACTCGCTCGGAGGCCGTCTCGTCGCCGGGCTCGACGCCGGCGGGACGGGCTCCGTCACGTGGGACGGCCGTGACGATGGCGGGAACCCGGCCTCGTCAGGGGTCTACTTCGCGAGGCTCACGGCGGAACGCTCGAGCGATGTGGAGAAGATCGTGCTCCTGAGATAG